The Trichoderma breve strain T069 chromosome 2, whole genome shotgun sequence DNA segment aATATAACAAATCTCACGATTATTTCaacaaaaaaggaacaaTCAGCATTTTCTGTGCGCCTTCATGATGTGTTAATATAGAAACCGCAGCATTTGGGCCGGATAAAGAAGCATATAGACTGGCGGAGGAAATGGATTAGGGGATTGGGAGAATGTCGAATTTTATCTTTTCattgtttttgcttttggttTGTCTGTAGAATGGGATaaggctgaagaagaaagaggggtCGAATATTTTGTGAAACTATCTCTATTGGGCATTGCTGACTAGAAATCGAAAGTAAGGAGTAGGCGTCAATAGATGGAATTTATATgcatttttatttttaaatagaatccttttttccttgtctcGCCCTCTATATATGTCTTGAGTTGAGTTTTTATACATGATTTTCTGTCGGGATCTGTCCCTGGCAATTGTTCCTCCGTGTAGCGTAATAGTACATCATCTAGTTTATACAGAGAAGCGGCTCGCTTCATGGCTTAatctgcttcagcttcttctcaatcaTCCGCACCGTCGACTTTGGGATGTGTAGTCGGTGAGCGAGCACCAATGCGCCAGTGAGAACAGCAAGGCTGCCAGCCTGGTGAGTGGCCGCCAAGTGTGTGGGAACCATGTAGATGAGGGTGGAGATACCGAGGGCCGCTTGCATGGtgacgagatggacgagGCCGGTAGTGCCCTTCTTTGCGTTCTTGGGGAGCGCGGCAGCGACCTTTCCGGTGCGGGCGTATGCGAAGAGAGCTAGGATTGTGCAAAAGGTCGTGATGGCCATGATTCGGTGGTCAAGCTGGACGGTGCTGGGGTTTTCGAGCATGTTGCGCCACCACAGGTCAGAGCCGTCTTCCTTGCGGGAGTAGAACTTGTCCCACAGCTCAGACTTTGGCGGGGTGAAGCCGAGGCCCATCTTGGGGAACTCGTTGTAGATGAGGCCGGCGTCGAGACCGGCAACCAGGCCACCAGACATGGCAGTGAGGAAAACGAGGCCGGTGACGCCAAGAACTGAGCGTCTGAAAGTCTTGAGGGCGGGgttcttgatggcgttgatgacAGCGGAGGCGGCAGCAGGGTCGGCGAGCAGACGACGGGTGCGGAGGATAGTCAGGCCAGACATGAGCATCCAGGAATAGCAGACAAAGGCGGTAGCCAAGTGAGTAGTCAATCGGTACTGGGAGACACGCGGGTGGGAGCCAGGAGCAAAGAGATCGTCCTTGAGACCAGACTTGACCATCCACCAGCCAATGAAGCCCTGGAAACCAATCAAGCTAGAAATACCGAGGAGGTTGGCGGCCATTCTGGGGGAGACTCGGCGGCGCGCGACAAAGTACAGCGAGGGGAGGACAAACGACATGCCGATGAAGCGACCCCAGAGGCGATGGGTCCATTCCATGAAGTAAATCTTCTTGAACTCCTCCAGCGTCATGTGAGGGTTGAGCAGCTGGAATTCCGGGGACGCACGGTATTTTTCGAATTCAGACTCCCAGTCGGCAAGCGACATGGGAGGCAAAGAGCCGGTGACGGGTCTCCATTCCGTTATGCTGAGTCTATATACAGGATATCTGGTTAGCGACTGCCTCTTTCATTGCTTCTCTTGCTCATCCGAAGCGAAGTGAAATCGTACCCAGACTCGGTCAATCTTGTTAGTCCACCCCAGACGACGATGCCAAAGCAGCTGGCGGCACTGCCAATGAGCCAATATGCGACGGCCTTTGAGGTGGTTTTCTTAGGAAACGCCTTTGAAGCCTTGGCTTGCACCTGGGATGCCACAGCTGAAGCATTTTGGGCCGCCAGACTTTCCAATGGCTTCGCATCGGCATATCCTCGTGATCGTACGATATTCAGAATTGTCGAGGGAGAGCGTCTGGGCGCCTGTCGAAGGCATTGGTTGCAGACAAAGAACCTCGAGGGCATCTGGAGGGCAGCCCTCCGAAGCCCAGCTGCAAAGACGGCCATTTTGTGCTTCTTTTGCGCAATAGCGCTCAATGTGAAGACGAAAAGGCGCTGGATCGCACGATTATTTCGGGAATCTGAATTATAGCATGTCGTCGGAGCTTACAGAGCGCCGAGGCGGGCGGGCCACAGCGGAGTCGGGAAAGAATTAGAGGGGCGCTGATAGGTGGGATGCCGCCGGGGGTCCCCGCCAAACTACTCTCACCGCCAATTTTTTCACACGGCAGAAAAAAACGTAAGGCAaagttgagcagcagcaaaaaaaagagaaggaaaaaagctTGAGAGAGAGGCACTTGGACAGCTTGGCGTCGCAAAACACCTGGCAACAACGCCCTCTAATTTACGAATACAGAGCCTGTGAAGATGCCGGGTCGACAGGCTCATGGACGGCCGCTGCTAAGCCAGCCAAAGGCCAAGTCTGGCCCCAAGAAGTCCAAGTCGAG contains these protein-coding regions:
- a CDS encoding cytochrome oxidase assembly protein domain-containing protein; this encodes MAVFAAGLRRAALQMPSRFFVCNQCLRQAPRRSPSTILNIVRSRGYADAKPLESLAAQNASAVASQVQAKASKAFPKKTTSKAVAYWLIGSAASCFGIVVWGGLTRLTESGLSITEWRPVTGSLPPMSLADWESEFEKYRASPEFQLLNPHMTLEEFKKIYFMEWTHRLWGRFIGMSFVLPSLYFVARRRVSPRMAANLLGISSLIGFQGFIGWWMVKSGLKDDLFAPGSHPRVSQYRLTTHLATAFVCYSWMLMSGLTILRTRRLLADPAAASAVINAIKNPALKTFRRSVLGVTGLVFLTAMSGGLVAGLDAGLIYNEFPKMGLGFTPPKSELWDKFYSRKEDGSDLWWRNMLENPSTVQLDHRIMAITTFCTILALFAYARTGKVAAALPKNAKKGTTGLVHLVTMQAALGISTLIYMVPTHLAATHQAGSLAVLTGALVLAHRLHIPKSTVRMIEKKLKQIKP